One Oncorhynchus kisutch isolate 150728-3 linkage group LG13, Okis_V2, whole genome shotgun sequence DNA window includes the following coding sequences:
- the ivns1abpa gene encoding influenza virus NS1A-binding protein homolog A produces MISNGYLIFEDETFLDSTVAKMNALRKSGQFCDVRLQVCGHELMAHRAVLACCSPYLFEIFNSDIEAHGVSHVTFEDLDPEAVEILLNYAYTAQLKADKALVKEVYSAAKRLKMERVKQICGDYLLSKMDSQTAISFRNFASCMGDGRMLAKIDAYIQEHLLEVSEQEDFLKLPRLKLEVMLEDSLSLPSNGKLYNKVLNWVQRSLWENGGQLDRLMEEVQTLYYSADHKLLDGALIIEEHGVFGVGAEDHIQFVQKKPLRENSNTQRQLSSSSSGSTSPPGSSSNTPCRREWKYIASEKTTNNTYLCLAVLDGVLCVIFLHGRSSPQSSPSATPCLMKSLSFEAQPEELEEHPLTTMHYARSGLGTATLHGRLIAAGGYNREECLRTVECYDPKDDRWTFTAPMRTPRARFQMAVLMGQLYVMGGSNGHSDELSCGETYDPHTDTWAQVPELRTNRCNAGVCSLNNKLFVVGGSDPCGQKGLKNCDAFDPVTKTWNNCAPLNIRRHQAAVCELDGFMYVIGGAESWNCLNTVERYNPENNTWTLISPMNVARRGAGVAVYAGKLFVVGGFDGSHALRCVEVYDPARNEWRMLGSMTVARSNAGVAVLGDFICAMGGFDGNNFLNTLEVYDPETDEWSDCADALSSSA; encoded by the exons ATGATTTCCAACGGTTATCTGATCTTTGAAGATGAGACTTTCCTGGATTCCACTGTGGCCAAAATGAACGCCCTGAGAAAGAGCGGACAGTTCTGTGACGTGCGACTGCAG GTGTGTGGTCATGAGTTGATGGCCCACCGTGCTGTGCTGGCCTGCTGTAGCCCCTATCTGTTTGAGATCTTCAACAGCGACATCGAGGCTCACGGCGTGTCCCACGTCACCTTCGAAGACCTGGACCCAGAGGCTGTGGAGATCCTGCTCAACTACGCCTACACTGCCCA GTTGAAGGCAGATAAGGCATTGGTTAAGGAAGTCTACTCTGCAGCCAAAAGGCTCAAGATGGAACGAGTCAAGCAG ATCTGTGGCGACTACCTGCTGTCTAAGATGGATTCCCAGACCGCCATCTCCTTCCGTAACTTTGCAAGCTGCATGGGAGATGGCCGCATGCTGGCTAAGATCGACGCCTACATCCAGGAACACCTGCTGGAGGTCTCAGAGCAAGAGGACTTCCTCAAACTGCCCCGCCTCAAG TTAGAAGTAATGCTGGAAGACAGCCTGAGCCTGCCCAGCAACGGCAAGCTCTACAACAAGGTGCTCAACTGGGTCCAGCGCAGTTTGTGGGAGAACGGAGGTCAACTGGATAGACTGATGGAGGAG GTGCAAACGCTGTACTATTCAGCCGACCACAAGCTGCTCGATGGCGCTCTCATCATTGAGGAACATGGGGTGTTTGGTGTTGGTGCAGAGGACCACATCCAGTTTGTGCAG AAAAAGCCCCTTCGTGAGAACAGCAACACCCAGAGACAGCTGAGCTCCAGCTCCTCCGGCAGCACCTCGCCCCCTGGCTCCTCCTCCAACACACCCTGCAGGAGAGAGTGGAAGTATATTGCCTCTGAGAAGACCacca acaacACTTACCTGTGTCTGGCCGTGCTGGATGGAGTGTTGTGTGTGATCTTCCTGCATGGCCGTAGCTCTCCCCAGAGCTCTCCCTCTGCCACACCCTGTCTGATGAAGAGCCTCAGCTTCGAGGCCCAGCCTGAGGAGCTGGAGGAACACCCGCTGACCACCATGCACTATGCCCGCTCTGGCCTGGGCACTGCCACCCTGCACGGCAGGCTCATCGCTGCAG GAGGGTATAACCGAGAGGAGTGCCTGAGGACAGTGGAGTGTTACGACCCCAAAGACGACCGCTGGACCTTCACCGCTCCCATGCGGACTCCCAGGGCTCGCTTCCAGATGGCAGTGCTTATG GGTCAGCTGTACGTGATGGGCGGCTCCAACGGCCACTCGGACGAGCTGAGCTGTGGGGAGACTTACGATCCGCACACTGACACGTGGGCTCAGGTGCCAGAGCTCCGGACCAACCGCTGCAACGCAGGTGTCTGCTCATTGAACAACAAGCTGTTTGTGGTGGGAGGGTCAGACCCCTGTGGGCAGAAAGGCCTGAAGAACTGTGACGCTTTTGACCCTGTGACCAAGACCTGGAACAACTGTGCTCCCCTCAACATCA GGAGGCACCAGGCTGCGGTGTGTGAGCTAGATGGCTTCATGTACGTGATTGGAGGTGCTGAGTCGTGGAACTGCCTGAACACAGTGGAGCGTTACAACCCCGAGAACAACACCTGGACCCTGATCTCCCCCATGAACGTGGCCCGCAGGGGGGCTGGGGTGGCCGTCTACGCTG GGAAGCTTTTCGTGGTTGGTGGGTTTGATGGCTCCCATGCCCTGCGCTGTGTTGAGGTGTACGACCCAGCCCGCAATGAGTGGAGGATGCTCGGTAGCATGACCGTGGCACGCAGCAATGCGGGTGTAGCCGTGCTGGGTGATTTCATCTGCGCCATGGGCGGCTTCGACGGAAACAACTTCCTGAACACGCTGGAGGTTTACGACCCCGAGACGGATGAGTGGAGCGACTGCGCCgatgccctctcctcctccgcctGA